A genome region from Carassius gibelio isolate Cgi1373 ecotype wild population from Czech Republic chromosome A23, carGib1.2-hapl.c, whole genome shotgun sequence includes the following:
- the phf20b gene encoding PHD finger protein 20b isoform X2 codes for MSKSPPHRRGITFEVGAQLEARDSLKNWYAASIERIDYEDEKVLIHYRQWSHRYDEWFDWSSPYLRPVQRIQLRKQGLPERQSAPGFHVNQKVLASWSDCRYYPAKILSRDKDGFYTVKFFDGVIKTVKGIKVKPFHKESSEGRTNQRTRKRGHQNGKKWRAKENGNSRSNGSRHSTSDQDGESESEEDEDDATVMDESRNLQNGGESESTEMKILNESEPSSAEHDQKQPSEENMTERLENGESDKPEEKEMNGGQEESKALQNGLDKNEGDEKEKEEATDESPSLPRRTRSRMADGIDVEKSSGPELRKRRASTGQMPPSKRSRANSSTDRNSQSQIKPVKSDSVPETSESKDGPTSHAENTAPKEEAGSTPDLAAAVKQPQTIHLPTTNKYSREPLYRVIKNQPPPILSIELDHNLFKCKIAGCLKSFRKASLLHYHMKYYHAQNDPSPPRCVQTRSSEKQIHSKETPRRRRTVSASHHTPSPLSDSKSGRTLSPPAVPAHRQRSATLGTERSKENQHFNHSLHDDTDWVTKETGAKERERLREKRQRDFFRIKLKKKKKKKRKSKSGEDSSSDLSSDSPVWSEDESDTELDLNVPLSEQGVETLTHGSEIIRCICEAQEENDFMIQCDECLCWQHGTCMGLYEDSVPDSYSCYICRDPPAQRQSQRYWYDKDWLSSGHMYGLSFLEENYSHQNSKKVVTAHQLLGDVHRVFEVLNGLQLKMSILQTQAHPDLKFWRQPWTPADSLRRKTAGDSGIATPFPSSPIGMGANEFETLKSEVPSPVETHCSFQDSYISSEHCYQKPRTYYPAVERRLVVETRCGSELEDSLRSTEDLLEMAEQRYGTQLDHDQHKLQLADRSFSKELECRMKQLVSAEQEKSCVLEFKEEEPDPVTPDPKPDPDLVLHQQWQLNLLEHIEAVQDEVTHRMDLIERELDVLESWLDYTGELEPPDPLGRLPQLKHRIRQLLTDLGTVQQIALCSSSS; via the exons ATGTCAAAGAGCCCTCCTCACAGACGTGGGATCACGTTCGAGGTGGGAGCACAGCTGGAGGCGAGGGACAGTCTGAAGAACTG GTATGCAGCTAGCATTGAGAGGATTGACTATGAAGATGAGAAGGTTTTGATCCACTACAGGCAGTGGAGTCACCGTTATGATGAGTGGTTTGACTGGAGCAGTCCATACCTCAGACCCGTGCAACGAATCCAGCTTCGAAAACAAGGTCTCCCTGAACGGCAGAGCGCTCCA GGCTTTCATGTCAACCAGAAAGTTCTTGCCAGCTGGTCAGACTGTCGGTACTACCCTGCTAAGATCCTGTCCCGGGACAAAGATG GTTTCTACACAGTGAAGTTTTTTGATGGAGTCATAAAGACAGTGAAGGGAATTAAGGTGAAGCCGTTCCACAAGGAG AGCTCTGAAGGCAGGACTAATCAGAGGACTCGAAAGCGGGGTCATCAGAACGGGAAAAAATGGAGGGCCAAGGAGAACGGCAACAGCAGGAGTAACGGCTCGAGACACAGCACATCTGACCAGGATGGAGAGAGTGAATCGGAGGAGGATGAAGACGACGCCACAGTGATGGATGAGTCCAGAAATCTCCAGAATGGGGGAGAGAGTGAAAGCACTGAAATGAAGATATTAAACGAATCTGAGCCGAGTTCTGCTGAGCACGACCAAAAACAGCCCAGTGAAGAAAACATGACCGAACGGCTTGAGAATGGAGAATCGGACAAACCAGAGGAGAAAGAGATGAATGGTGGACAGGAGGAGTCCAAAGCACTTCAAAATGGCTTGGACAAGAACGAAGGAGACGAGAAAGAGAAGGAAGAAGCAACAGATGAAAGCCCCAGCCTGCCCAGAAGGACACGGAGTAGGATGGCAGATG GAATAGATGTGGAAAAGTCCAGTGGTCCAGAACTGAGGAAGAGACGTGCATCAACAGGACAGATGCCACCGTCTAAAAGAAGCAGAGCCAATTCAAGCACAG ACAGAAACAGTCAATCCCAGATCAAACCGGTTAAATCAGACTCTGTCCCAGAGACTTCAGAAAGTAAGGATGGCCCAACCAGTCATGCAGAAAATACAGCACCCAAAGAGGAGGCAGGATCCACACCTGATCTTG CTGCAGCAGTCAAACAGCCGCAAACAATCCACCTCCCAACCACAAACAAGTATAGCAGAGAACCAT TGTACAGGGTCATCAAAAACCAGCCGCCCCCTATCCTGTCCATCGAGCTGGACCACAACCTGTTCAAATGCAAGATTGCGGGCTGCCTCAAGTCTTTCCGCAAGGCGTCCCTGCTTCACTACCACATGAAGTACTATCATGCACAGAACGACCCAAGCCCCCCTCGCTGTGTCCAGACGCGCTCCTCAGAAAAACAGATCCACAGCAAGGAGACCCCTCGCAGGCGCCGGACCGTCTCGGCTTCCCACC ATACTCCCTCTCCTCTGAGTGACAGTAAGTCAGGTCGCACTCTGTCGCCCCCTGCTGTCCCGGCACACCGGCAGCGCTCGGCCACGCTGGGCACAGAGAGGAGCAAAGAGAACCAGCACTTCAACCACTCGCTGCATGACGACACAGACTGGGTTACCAAGGAAACAG GAGCGAAAGAACGGGAGAGGCTGAGGGAGAAGCGGCAGAGGGATTTCTTCCGCATCAaactgaagaaaaagaagaagaagaaaaggaagTCGAAGTCAG GTGAAGACAGCAGCAGTGATTTGTCCTCGGACAGTCCTGTTTGGAGTGAGGACGAGTCTGACACTGAGCTGGATCTGAACGTGCCCCTCTCAGAGCAGGGTGTGGAAACACTCACTCACGGCTCTGAGATCATACGCTGTATTTGTGAAGCACAGGAGGAGAACGACTTCATGATTCAG TGTGATGAGTGTTTGTGCTGGCAGCATGGGACGTGTATGGGTCTGTATGAGGACAGTGTGCCAGACAGCTACAGCTGCTACATCTGCAGAGACCCACCAG CCCAGAGACAGAGTCAAAGGTACTGGTATGATAAAGACTGGCTGAGCAGCGGTCACATGTATGGCTTGTCTTTCCTGGAGGAGAACTACTCCCACCAGAACAGTAAGAAAGTGGTAACTGCCCATCAGCTCCTGGGGGACGTCCACCGTGTGTTTGAGGTCCTGAACGGCCTTCAGCTCAAAATGAGCATCCTACA GACACAAGCCCACCCAGACCTGAAGTTCTGGCGGCAGCCCTGGACACCTGCAGACAGCCTGCGGAGGAAGACGGCAGGTGACTCGGGCATAGCTACACCCTTCCCCTCCTCACCCATTGGAATGGGAGCGAATGAGTTCGAGACATTGAAGAGCGAAGTCCCATCACCTGTGGAAACGCATTGCTCTTTCCAGGACTCGTACATTAGCAGCGAGCACTGCTACCAGAAGCCCCGTACATACTACCCTGCAGTGGAGAGAAGACTTGTGGTGGAGACACGGTGCGGTTCTGAGCTGGAGGACAGTCTGAGGAGCACAGAGGACCTTCTAGAGATGGCCGAGCAGAGGTACGGCACGCAGCTGGACCACGACCAGCACAAGCTTCAGCTGGCCGACCGCTCCTTTAGTAAG GAGCTGGAGTGCCGTATGAAGCAACTGGTTTCCGCAGAGCAGGAAAAGAGTTGTGTGCTAGAATTCAAGGAAGAGGAGCCTGACCCTGTGACCCCTGACCCAAAGCCTGACCCTGACCTTGTGCTGCACCAGCAGTGGCAGCTGAACCTGCTGGAGCACATTGAAGCAGTGCAGGACGAGGTGACGCACAGGATGGACCTTATCGAGCGAGAACTAGACG TGCTGGAGAGTTGGCTAGACTACACAGGTGAGCTGGAGCCTCCAGATCCACTGGGCCGTCTCCCTCAACTCAAACATCGCATCAGACAGCTCCTGACTGACCTGGGAACAGTCCAGCAGATCGCGCTCTGCTCCTCGTCCTCTTGA
- the phf20b gene encoding PHD finger protein 20b isoform X1 — protein MSKSPPHRRGITFEVGAQLEARDSLKNWYAASIERIDYEDEKVLIHYRQWSHRYDEWFDWSSPYLRPVQRIQLRKQGLPERQSAPGFHVNQKVLASWSDCRYYPAKILSRDKDGFYTVKFFDGVIKTVKGIKVKPFHKESSEGRTNQRTRKRGHQNGKKWRAKENGNSRSNGSRHSTSDQDGESESEEDEDDATVMDESRNLQNGGESESTEMKILNESEPSSAEHDQKQPSEENMTERLENGESDKPEEKEMNGGQEESKALQNGLDKNEGDEKEKEEATDESPSLPRRTRSRMADGIDVEKSSGPELRKRRASTGQMPPSKRSRANSSTDRNSQSQIKPVKSDSVPETSESKDGPTSHAENTAPKEEAGSTPDLAAAVKQPQTIHLPTTNKYSREPLYRVIKNQPPPILSIELDHNLFKCKIAGCLKSFRKASLLHYHMKYYHAQNDPSPPRCVQTRSSEKQIHSKETPRRRRTVSASHHTPSPLSDSKSGRTLSPPAVPAHRQRSATLGTERSKENQHFNHSLHDDTDWVTKETGAKERERLREKRQRDFFRIKLKKKKKKKRKSKSDCYSTEESIGLKPLPCNLNSAHKLPLSLTHRSYTGHCPEKMLGQGEDSSSDLSSDSPVWSEDESDTELDLNVPLSEQGVETLTHGSEIIRCICEAQEENDFMIQCDECLCWQHGTCMGLYEDSVPDSYSCYICRDPPAQRQSQRYWYDKDWLSSGHMYGLSFLEENYSHQNSKKVVTAHQLLGDVHRVFEVLNGLQLKMSILQTQAHPDLKFWRQPWTPADSLRRKTAGDSGIATPFPSSPIGMGANEFETLKSEVPSPVETHCSFQDSYISSEHCYQKPRTYYPAVERRLVVETRCGSELEDSLRSTEDLLEMAEQRYGTQLDHDQHKLQLADRSFSKELECRMKQLVSAEQEKSCVLEFKEEEPDPVTPDPKPDPDLVLHQQWQLNLLEHIEAVQDEVTHRMDLIERELDVLESWLDYTGELEPPDPLGRLPQLKHRIRQLLTDLGTVQQIALCSSSS, from the exons ATGTCAAAGAGCCCTCCTCACAGACGTGGGATCACGTTCGAGGTGGGAGCACAGCTGGAGGCGAGGGACAGTCTGAAGAACTG GTATGCAGCTAGCATTGAGAGGATTGACTATGAAGATGAGAAGGTTTTGATCCACTACAGGCAGTGGAGTCACCGTTATGATGAGTGGTTTGACTGGAGCAGTCCATACCTCAGACCCGTGCAACGAATCCAGCTTCGAAAACAAGGTCTCCCTGAACGGCAGAGCGCTCCA GGCTTTCATGTCAACCAGAAAGTTCTTGCCAGCTGGTCAGACTGTCGGTACTACCCTGCTAAGATCCTGTCCCGGGACAAAGATG GTTTCTACACAGTGAAGTTTTTTGATGGAGTCATAAAGACAGTGAAGGGAATTAAGGTGAAGCCGTTCCACAAGGAG AGCTCTGAAGGCAGGACTAATCAGAGGACTCGAAAGCGGGGTCATCAGAACGGGAAAAAATGGAGGGCCAAGGAGAACGGCAACAGCAGGAGTAACGGCTCGAGACACAGCACATCTGACCAGGATGGAGAGAGTGAATCGGAGGAGGATGAAGACGACGCCACAGTGATGGATGAGTCCAGAAATCTCCAGAATGGGGGAGAGAGTGAAAGCACTGAAATGAAGATATTAAACGAATCTGAGCCGAGTTCTGCTGAGCACGACCAAAAACAGCCCAGTGAAGAAAACATGACCGAACGGCTTGAGAATGGAGAATCGGACAAACCAGAGGAGAAAGAGATGAATGGTGGACAGGAGGAGTCCAAAGCACTTCAAAATGGCTTGGACAAGAACGAAGGAGACGAGAAAGAGAAGGAAGAAGCAACAGATGAAAGCCCCAGCCTGCCCAGAAGGACACGGAGTAGGATGGCAGATG GAATAGATGTGGAAAAGTCCAGTGGTCCAGAACTGAGGAAGAGACGTGCATCAACAGGACAGATGCCACCGTCTAAAAGAAGCAGAGCCAATTCAAGCACAG ACAGAAACAGTCAATCCCAGATCAAACCGGTTAAATCAGACTCTGTCCCAGAGACTTCAGAAAGTAAGGATGGCCCAACCAGTCATGCAGAAAATACAGCACCCAAAGAGGAGGCAGGATCCACACCTGATCTTG CTGCAGCAGTCAAACAGCCGCAAACAATCCACCTCCCAACCACAAACAAGTATAGCAGAGAACCAT TGTACAGGGTCATCAAAAACCAGCCGCCCCCTATCCTGTCCATCGAGCTGGACCACAACCTGTTCAAATGCAAGATTGCGGGCTGCCTCAAGTCTTTCCGCAAGGCGTCCCTGCTTCACTACCACATGAAGTACTATCATGCACAGAACGACCCAAGCCCCCCTCGCTGTGTCCAGACGCGCTCCTCAGAAAAACAGATCCACAGCAAGGAGACCCCTCGCAGGCGCCGGACCGTCTCGGCTTCCCACC ATACTCCCTCTCCTCTGAGTGACAGTAAGTCAGGTCGCACTCTGTCGCCCCCTGCTGTCCCGGCACACCGGCAGCGCTCGGCCACGCTGGGCACAGAGAGGAGCAAAGAGAACCAGCACTTCAACCACTCGCTGCATGACGACACAGACTGGGTTACCAAGGAAACAG GAGCGAAAGAACGGGAGAGGCTGAGGGAGAAGCGGCAGAGGGATTTCTTCCGCATCAaactgaagaaaaagaagaagaagaaaaggaagTCGAAGTCAG ACTGTTACAGCACTGAGGAGAGCATTGGCCTAAAGCCTCTCCCCTGCAATCTGAATTCGGCCCACAAATTGCCCCTCTCCCTCACACACCGATCCTACACGGGACACTGCCCTGAAAAGATGCTCGGCCAGG GTGAAGACAGCAGCAGTGATTTGTCCTCGGACAGTCCTGTTTGGAGTGAGGACGAGTCTGACACTGAGCTGGATCTGAACGTGCCCCTCTCAGAGCAGGGTGTGGAAACACTCACTCACGGCTCTGAGATCATACGCTGTATTTGTGAAGCACAGGAGGAGAACGACTTCATGATTCAG TGTGATGAGTGTTTGTGCTGGCAGCATGGGACGTGTATGGGTCTGTATGAGGACAGTGTGCCAGACAGCTACAGCTGCTACATCTGCAGAGACCCACCAG CCCAGAGACAGAGTCAAAGGTACTGGTATGATAAAGACTGGCTGAGCAGCGGTCACATGTATGGCTTGTCTTTCCTGGAGGAGAACTACTCCCACCAGAACAGTAAGAAAGTGGTAACTGCCCATCAGCTCCTGGGGGACGTCCACCGTGTGTTTGAGGTCCTGAACGGCCTTCAGCTCAAAATGAGCATCCTACA GACACAAGCCCACCCAGACCTGAAGTTCTGGCGGCAGCCCTGGACACCTGCAGACAGCCTGCGGAGGAAGACGGCAGGTGACTCGGGCATAGCTACACCCTTCCCCTCCTCACCCATTGGAATGGGAGCGAATGAGTTCGAGACATTGAAGAGCGAAGTCCCATCACCTGTGGAAACGCATTGCTCTTTCCAGGACTCGTACATTAGCAGCGAGCACTGCTACCAGAAGCCCCGTACATACTACCCTGCAGTGGAGAGAAGACTTGTGGTGGAGACACGGTGCGGTTCTGAGCTGGAGGACAGTCTGAGGAGCACAGAGGACCTTCTAGAGATGGCCGAGCAGAGGTACGGCACGCAGCTGGACCACGACCAGCACAAGCTTCAGCTGGCCGACCGCTCCTTTAGTAAG GAGCTGGAGTGCCGTATGAAGCAACTGGTTTCCGCAGAGCAGGAAAAGAGTTGTGTGCTAGAATTCAAGGAAGAGGAGCCTGACCCTGTGACCCCTGACCCAAAGCCTGACCCTGACCTTGTGCTGCACCAGCAGTGGCAGCTGAACCTGCTGGAGCACATTGAAGCAGTGCAGGACGAGGTGACGCACAGGATGGACCTTATCGAGCGAGAACTAGACG TGCTGGAGAGTTGGCTAGACTACACAGGTGAGCTGGAGCCTCCAGATCCACTGGGCCGTCTCCCTCAACTCAAACATCGCATCAGACAGCTCCTGACTGACCTGGGAACAGTCCAGCAGATCGCGCTCTGCTCCTCGTCCTCTTGA